GACCGTCTCTCCCTGTTGTTGGATGAGCTGTCTGTTGCGATGAACGGTGGGGATGCCAGACTGGTTACGTTTGAGACAGGTGTGAAAGTACAGCAGGTGTTGGAAGCATTGCTCGGACATGAAAAAGTACACTACATCAAATAGAAATTAGTCCACGAAAAAAAGAGCAGGTAGGCAGGGGGAGCACATCCCCTCCGACTGCTCTTTTCTTTTTGCTAGGGCTTGTATGTCTGTAAAAGTTGCTCTATATGCTTGATGGCAAAATGGACATGCTTGTTATCCCGGGTGAGTCTGCTTGCCATGATGGCTCCTTCAATGGAAGAAAAGATAAACGAAGCGACGGCTTCTGCGTCCATGTCAGAACGAAATTCTCCCTGGGCAATTCCTTCTTCCAGCAATCCCTGCATGAACGAAACGACCTCTTGGTAAGCGGTGACAGCATAATCGCGAAGAACAGGGAACGAATGGTCACTTTCGACGGCTGTGTTGAGAAGCGGGCAGCCACCTTGGAGCGGGGGATTGTTTACCGCATCAGAATACACCGTTGCCATGGCTACGATTTTTGCAGTGGCCGTGTCCTGTTTTTCCAGCGCAGCCGCAAAATGTTCCTGTAACACTTCCCCCGCATATTTGAAGGCCTCTATTGCTATTTCATCTTTACTGGCAAAACCTCTGTAGAGGGCACCTTTGGTAAGTCCCGTGGCATCCATGATGTCTTGCATGGAGGTTCCTGTATATCCGTTTTGATTAAACAGCTCTGCTGACTTCTGGATAATATGCAGTTTTGTTTTTTCGCCTTTTCGCATCGCGATAGTCCTTTCATTCCGGCCAACACGGTCTATATTCGTCCAAGTTATTGTAACATTTCTCTTGTGTACGAAAGAAGGCAATCATGTAAAATCAAAAAGAGACCGAACCGTTCGGTCTCTAAAATCGAACAAAGGGTTGTGTGACAGGTGAACCGTATCAAACCATATTCGATTGTCATTTTCGTCGCTTGTATAGCCATCACGTATGCACTCGTGCAAAACTTTATCATCGACCCAGAAGCGAAAGGCTTTCTCAGTCACAAATCTGATTACAACAAAGAGCGAATGAACACATCGATCTGGCTTACGGTCATGTATGTCCATTTGTTTTTTGCCCTGATTGCCCTGGTCTGTGGGGTGGCTAACTTTTCGGACAAGCTGCTCGCCCAGAACCGCAAGCTACATAAAGTAACAGGCTATGTTTATCTGTTTAGTGTGTTGGTTGTAGTAGTTACATCCGGTTATATGGCTCCTTATGTAACGGGCGGTAAAGTGGCGAGTTGGCCCTTCCACCTGTTGAACATCATTTGGCCAGCCATCACCATTACGGCGCTCGTCAAAATTAAAAAGCGTCAAGTCATAAAGCATAAGGAATGGATGGTCCGGAGTTTCGTCTTCTTGTTCACGAACATGCTGATTCATCTCGTGAAGCTGATCCTAGAGAAGGGAGTAGGATTGCCGTATGAGCTCAGCTACACAATCAGTGTTTATGTCGCCATGATTGGACTTGTCGTGACGGCGGAGATGATCATTCGTACGAAATGGCGAGTACCGAAAAAAGCATGAGAGAGACGAAGGGCTTCTTAAAAAAGCTTCGCATCAGAACCGACGAGGTTAGACTGACGCGAAGCTTTTTCAATTGCTACTTTTCTTCGACACTCTCGCTTCCTTGTTTCGGGGGAAATAGTCTCTGTAACCCTCGTTTGTGGTGATATTCATTCTGCAGAAGAGTGGGTTCAACTGCGTAGGCTAGCTCGGGGCTTTCCGGAGCAACGGATTCCAATGTGATGTGGATACTTTTAATGGGGGGCTTGGGGACCTTTTTCTGTTGATTCCTCTTTTTGTTTCTACTTTTGTTTACTGGTTGAGAGTTCGCTACAGGTTCGGCGATGTTTTGCACTTCCTCCACCACTTCCATTTTTCCTTGGAAAAACAAATGGTGTGCTGTTTCGTTTATTGGATCTTTATCCCCTTCTTGCAAAACACGTAATTGAAGTTTCGATCTTTCGATGAGAAGGTTGATCTCGGGCTCTAGGAGCTCTTGGGTAATTTTTTCGTGTGGATCGTCCTTCCAAAATGTATTGATCGCCTGCACATCGCCCGCAAAGTATTCCAGCTTATGTCGAGCGTAAATGTGCTTCCAGCATTTTTCCGAAATGACCACATTCACTTTGATTTTTTTATCAAATTCGGTTAGCTGGTAATCCCAGGTAAAGGTCACTTCCTTGAAAGAATCTTGTGCGTCTTGCGTGTTTGATTTCGCTGTTTTGTCTTTTTCATACCCTAATAAATGTTGCTTTGAGCCCAAATTCTCTAACTTGCCTGCTCCCGTTTTTAGCCATTCTGCAGGTACACGCTTCACATTTTTCGTTTCAGATTTGTACCAGATGGTTTCATCATAGCTTGGCTCCTCTGAAAAATCCTCGCGTACTTTCTTCAAGCATGTCGTAATGTCATTCATTACTTTGGAAAGCACTTCATCCATTTGTTTGGCCAGATCTTCATCTTTTTTCGTATTGGGAAACAGCGGGGTCAAATGGTAGAGCTTACGTATATATGAATCGATTTCTCTTAGTTTCGCTGAGACTGCCTTTTCACGGGCGATGATTGTCGACTCGTCATCCATGTCTGCCATCTCAATTTGTGGATCGAATTTTGAACCGGGATTCCCAGTCGTTACATTAAAACCAGGCACCAAGTTTTTATAGAAATTCACCAATTGAATCCTCGTGCATTTTTCCTCGTTATCGGACACCATTTTTATTTCGTTGATAAGAGTAGCGTAGGATTGCTTGGCTGCCTTAAATGTCTTATTCGGCAATTGCTGGATTTCTCCTAATAACTCGCTAAAGGTGATAAGGGAATGCTGTGAGATGGTATGATCCATTTGCATCTCATCATTTTGAAAAGCTTCGCTTCTAGCTGTTTCTGCGTTTACTCGACGCTTCGTATTATACTCATCCTCGTCCTTAAAGCGTTGGATAGGCTGTTTGTTATGCGCGATTCCTTGTCTCTGTGATTTCATTAACTGAATCAGTGCACGATTTCCAATCGACTTCTGCAGCTGGATAAGGTGTGACGGGCTATCGTGCTTGAGGGATGCAGAAGGTGGGGGCATGTTTTTTTGGACGGGCTGCTGCATAGTAGATGCTTGGGCTGAGTGCTGGAATAGATGAGACGACATGGGAAATCACCTCCAGGGGATTTGAATGAATAGAATGCAGTGATCAAGGGGCGTCCAGCATTTCGGGTTTCTGCGCAGATCTCCCGCTACTGCTGCAAGGCTTTGCTCTGCATCAAAAAGTCGATAAACGTACGCATAATCCCGTGAACAGGAGTATCCTTGAGGTAAATCAGCTCGAAGTTCCTGTTGATTTGCGGCAAATTCAAGACGTCTACTTCCTGTAGCTCTCCTTCGTCCAAGTCTTTGGAGATGGCAAACCGAGGCAAAAAGGCGATGCCCAGCCGTTGTTTGACCATCCGTTTCACGACCTCGATGTTGTCAGCCTCCATGACGACATTGTTTTGTAGCTGAAAATGGCTAAACGCGTTATTGATCAGCTTCCAGTCGAGCGAGCCCCGATTGAACAAGATCAGTCGTTCACGTGCGACTTCTTCAATGGAAACCTGATGGCGAAATCCAAACGGATGGTCGGGATAAATCGCTAAGACCATGTCATCTGGCATCAGCTGAATCCGATTAATCTGTGGATGGGTAACGGCACGAGCAATTCCGAATGACACCTCGTGGTTCAGAACCATATCGAGCACCTGATGGGAATGCCCGGTGAGGATCGTCAGCTTGATCTTGGGGTACAGCTGCTGGAATTGCTGAACGAGGTCAGGCAAAATGTAAAAGGCGGAGACAAAAACGGTGGAGATGGTCAATTCTCCCTCTACATCGCCTTGCGATCGCTGAATCGCTTGCTGTCCCTCCTGCAGCATGTGCATGATGTTTTTCGCATAGGGAAGAAACAGATCGCCTTCTTTTGTAAGAGAAATCGTATGACCCGTACGTTGAAACAGCTTACAGCCCATAGTTGTTTCGAGTGCCTTGATCCGCATGCTGACTGTGGGCTGTGACAGATAGAGCAAATCAGCCGTTTTGCTGAAGCTCCCGGTCAGGGCGACAAAGATGAATGCTTCCATTTGCTCCATATTCATGAGTAGTGGCTCCATTATGTGAATTTTTAAATCGTACGAGAAAGTTTACGTGCTTCACAGTGTGAAAGCGACCATGTTTAAACTTTCCGCAAAAACGCGGCTGTTCCTCCTCGAACATGCCTCGATAATGTTTTCTTAAGGGACTTATTGCAATAATTTATTGGATTCGCTCTTCAAAATACATTACCTTAAAATTAACAGAATAGGTAGTGTTCTCAAAGGAAATTAGGACAAGGGATGGATACAGATGGCCAAGATGCCGATTATCGATTTGCACTGTGATGCGCTTCTGAAAATTTGGGAGAAAAATGGGAATTTGTCCTTTGCGGATGCGGACGAGCTGGACGTCAACAGGAATCGGCTACACGATGGCGGGGTAAAACTGCAGTGTTATGCGATCTGGACATCACCTGAATTGTCCACGGAGCAACGTTTTCAAAAAGCTTTGGATCAAATTCATTACTTTTATACAGAGGTTCTCGGAAAACATCCGGAAATGAAACAAATCCGTGATTGGAGCGATATCGACCGTTTGCAAGAGGGAGATATCGGAGCGTTGCTAACGTTGGAAGGGGTAGAGCCAATCGGCAACGATTTGAAGAAGCTGCATATTTTTTATCAGCTGGGGGTTCGCTCTGTGGGTCTCACCTGGAACTTCGCGAATCTCGCTGCGGATGGTGCGCTGGAACCGAGGAATGCCGGACTGACGACCTTTGGCAAGGAAATCATTCAGTTCCACAATGAGCATAAAATGCTCACGGACGTCTCGCATCTGGGGGAGAGCAGCTTCTGGGATACGATTGAGCTCGCTACATACCCGATCGCGAGTCATTCAAATGCACGAGCGATCTGCGACCATCCACGCAATCTGACGGATGAACAGGCAAAAGCGTTATTTGCCAAAGGCGCGAATGTACATGTCGTCTACTGCACCCAGTTTATCAAGGAAACGACACCAACCGCGATTGATGATCTGATCAAACACATCGATCATTTTTGTTCACTCGGTGGCGTGCGTCATATCGGACTCGGCTCTGACTTCGACGGCATTACCGCAAAGGTTGTGGACTTGGAGCATGCGGGACAGAGTCAAAACCTGATCAACGAGCTGCTCAAGCATTATAAGGAAGAAGAAGTGCGCGGGTTTGCCTATGAGAACTTTCTGCGCAATCGTCCCGTGTAAGCGATCGGCACAGCCTTACGAAAGGAAAGGAATGGAATGCATGACGAAAAAAATTCGGCGACTCGGTGCGACAATCGGGAGGCTGTCGGTCG
This genomic stretch from Brevibacillus brevis harbors:
- a CDS encoding TetR/AcrR family transcriptional regulator; translated protein: MRKGEKTKLHIIQKSAELFNQNGYTGTSMQDIMDATGLTKGALYRGFASKDEIAIEAFKYAGEVLQEHFAAALEKQDTATAKIVAMATVYSDAVNNPPLQGGCPLLNTAVESDHSFPVLRDYAVTAYQEVVSFMQGLLEEGIAQGEFRSDMDAEAVASFIFSSIEGAIMASRLTRDNKHVHFAIKHIEQLLQTYKP
- a CDS encoding DUF2306 domain-containing protein; amino-acid sequence: MNRIKPYSIVIFVACIAITYALVQNFIIDPEAKGFLSHKSDYNKERMNTSIWLTVMYVHLFFALIALVCGVANFSDKLLAQNRKLHKVTGYVYLFSVLVVVVTSGYMAPYVTGGKVASWPFHLLNIIWPAITITALVKIKKRQVIKHKEWMVRSFVFLFTNMLIHLVKLILEKGVGLPYELSYTISVYVAMIGLVVTAEMIIRTKWRVPKKA
- a CDS encoding LysR family transcriptional regulator; this encodes MNMEQMEAFIFVALTGSFSKTADLLYLSQPTVSMRIKALETTMGCKLFQRTGHTISLTKEGDLFLPYAKNIMHMLQEGQQAIQRSQGDVEGELTISTVFVSAFYILPDLVQQFQQLYPKIKLTILTGHSHQVLDMVLNHEVSFGIARAVTHPQINRIQLMPDDMVLAIYPDHPFGFRHQVSIEEVARERLILFNRGSLDWKLINNAFSHFQLQNNVVMEADNIEVVKRMVKQRLGIAFLPRFAISKDLDEGELQEVDVLNLPQINRNFELIYLKDTPVHGIMRTFIDFLMQSKALQQ
- a CDS encoding dipeptidase, with protein sequence MAKMPIIDLHCDALLKIWEKNGNLSFADADELDVNRNRLHDGGVKLQCYAIWTSPELSTEQRFQKALDQIHYFYTEVLGKHPEMKQIRDWSDIDRLQEGDIGALLTLEGVEPIGNDLKKLHIFYQLGVRSVGLTWNFANLAADGALEPRNAGLTTFGKEIIQFHNEHKMLTDVSHLGESSFWDTIELATYPIASHSNARAICDHPRNLTDEQAKALFAKGANVHVVYCTQFIKETTPTAIDDLIKHIDHFCSLGGVRHIGLGSDFDGITAKVVDLEHAGQSQNLINELLKHYKEEEVRGFAYENFLRNRPV